A region from the Bubalus kerabau isolate K-KA32 ecotype Philippines breed swamp buffalo chromosome 23, PCC_UOA_SB_1v2, whole genome shotgun sequence genome encodes:
- the ARL6IP1 gene encoding ADP-ribosylation factor-like protein 6-interacting protein 1 isoform X2, translating into MAEGDNRSTNLLAAETASLEEQLQGWGEVMLMADKVLRWERAWFPPAIMGVVSLVFLTTEQQQRFHEICSNLVKTRRRAVGWWKRLFTLKEEKPKMYFMTMIISLAAVAWVGQQVHNLLLTYLIVTFLLLLPGLNQHGIISKYIGMAKREINKLLKQKEKKNE; encoded by the exons ATGGCGGAAGGAGATAATCGCAGCACCAATCTGCTG GCTGCAGAGACTGCAAGTCTGGAAGAGCAGCTGCAAGGATGGGGAGAAGTGATGCTGATGGCAGATAAAGTCCTCCGATGGGAAAGAGCCTGGTTTCCACCTGCCATCATGGGTGTGGTTTCTTTGGTGTTTCT GACCACCGAGCAACAGCAAAGATTCCATGAAATTTGCAGCAATCTAGTAAAAACTCGACGCAGAGCTGTGGGCTGGTGGAAACGCCTCTTTACACTAAAGGAAGAAAAGCCTAAAATG taCTTCATGACCATGATCATTTCTCTTGCTGCGGTTGCTTGGGTGGGACAGCAAGTCCACAACCTCCTTCTCACCTACCTGATAG tgaCTTTCTTACTTTTGCTTCCTGGACTGAACCAACATGGGATCATTTCGAAGTACATTGGAATGGCCAAAAGAGAGATAAACAAGCTtctcaaacaaaaagaaaagaaaaatgaataa
- the ARL6IP1 gene encoding ADP-ribosylation factor-like protein 6-interacting protein 1 isoform X1 has product MAEGDNRSTNLLAAETASLEEQLQGWGEVMLMADKVLRWERAWFPPAIMGVVSLVFLTIYYLDPSVLSGVSCFVMFLCLADYLVPILAPRIFGSNKWTTEQQQRFHEICSNLVKTRRRAVGWWKRLFTLKEEKPKMYFMTMIISLAAVAWVGQQVHNLLLTYLIVTFLLLLPGLNQHGIISKYIGMAKREINKLLKQKEKKNE; this is encoded by the exons ATGGCGGAAGGAGATAATCGCAGCACCAATCTGCTG GCTGCAGAGACTGCAAGTCTGGAAGAGCAGCTGCAAGGATGGGGAGAAGTGATGCTGATGGCAGATAAAGTCCTCCGATGGGAAAGAGCCTGGTTTCCACCTGCCATCATGGGTGTGGTTTCTTTGGTGTTTCT gactATCTACTATCTAGATCCATCTGTTCTATCTGGTGTttcctgttttgttatgtttttgtGCTTGGCTGACTACCTTGTTCCCATTCTAGCACCTAGAATTTTTGGCTCCAATAAATG GACCACCGAGCAACAGCAAAGATTCCATGAAATTTGCAGCAATCTAGTAAAAACTCGACGCAGAGCTGTGGGCTGGTGGAAACGCCTCTTTACACTAAAGGAAGAAAAGCCTAAAATG taCTTCATGACCATGATCATTTCTCTTGCTGCGGTTGCTTGGGTGGGACAGCAAGTCCACAACCTCCTTCTCACCTACCTGATAG tgaCTTTCTTACTTTTGCTTCCTGGACTGAACCAACATGGGATCATTTCGAAGTACATTGGAATGGCCAAAAGAGAGATAAACAAGCTtctcaaacaaaaagaaaagaaaaatgaataa
- the RPS15A gene encoding small ribosomal subunit protein uS8 isoform X5: MVRMNVLADALKSINNAEKRGKRQVLIRPCSKVIVRFLTVMMKHGYIGEFEIIDDHRAGKIVVNLTGRLNKCGVISPRFDVQLKDLEKWQNNLLPSRQFGFIVLTTSAGIMDHEEARRKHTGGKILGFFF, translated from the exons ATGGTGCGCATGAATGTCCTGGCCGATGCTCTCAAGAGTATCAACAATGCCGAAAAGAGAGGCAAACGCCAGGTCCTTATTAGGCCGTGCTCCAAAGTCATCGTCAGGTTTCTAACAGTGATGATGAAGCATG GTTACATTGGCGAATTTGAAATCATTGATGATCACAGGGCTGGGAAAATTGTTGTGAACCTCACAGGCAGGCTAAATAAG TGTGGAGTGATCAGCCCTAGATTTGATGTGCAACTCaaagatctagaaaaatggcagaaTAACCTGCTCCCATCCCGTCAGTTTGG TTTCATTGTACTGACAACCTCAGCTGGCATCATGGACCATGAAGAAGCAAGACGAAAACATACAGGAGGGAAAATCCTTGGATTCTTTTTCTAG